The sequence AATTTCACTTGTTTAAGCAGAATCGTGATGTACTCTTACAATGAATTTGCTGTTTCAGTTAGTAAATTCTGTTATATTTAATATTTGCAAGATTGGTGAAATTGGCTTGGGATGATTTATATTGAGTCGGTAAGATTGGTCGGATCAGAATGACAAGATAAGAAATGGTCAAGACAATAATTAAAAACTTTATACTATATAGAACagcaaaatatttattaaaaacaacTTTGGTAAAAATATGAGATAAACAAAATTATCGCAGACCTTTTGCACCAGTCATTCTAGTCAGGGGACTAAGACACGTTCTAGTATAATTTACCACAGCCAAGCTTCTGGGATTTTAATGAAACAATGAAGGTGGGTTCTGGTGCAGAATTTGGGCTTAATTTTGAATTTTTAGTATTCTCTGGTAAATACAATTTCTAACCAACTGaaaattgaattttttttgttatgcTGGTGTTGCTGTGTCCTGATGTGATTTGCTCTGTAAAGCTGTTCAGCCCATCATGAAGTGGAAGCCTAAAACTAGACCAAAACCCAATATTGTCAACAATGGTGTGCCTGGAATTACTTCAGCTTCTCCATCTTGTGCTGTTAGTTCTTGTGTCTCACGACCAGTGGGAAAAACCAGATCTGAGAAATTGTCACAAGATTGTAGTTTGGATAGTCAACATGTGATCATACCACAGCATCTTCTAGTGCCACAGTCAGAGTGCATGCAGCTGATATTTGGAAGTTTTGGTACTGGGTTTGACACATCCAAGGGGTTTGCCTCTGTTCCTCATCAATCAGGAAGTGCAGAGCAGTTGGATGACGAACCTTCTGACAGGTGTTTACACCTTCTCTTTAGTTTTTTGTTGTGGTTTTAGTGAGTTATTGCTGCTGGGTTTTAACTTTTAATTTAATAAGAAATGGAATATATCATACTATTTTCAGTATTTTTATAATGTAGATTCCACCAAGATCGTTAAAGAACTGGTAGAAAACTTAAGACACTGATCTCCTTGATGCTACTGAAATTCTTGGTTTGGTTTAATGTCTTGCAGCTTGCTTTCATTTATATTACAAATAGCATACTTATAAGAATTTTAAAGTTTGCTGGCAGTATGTTTGCACCAGTTCCAGTGGAAAATGTAATTTCTGCAGTTTGCAGGGACAGTCTGCATGACCAGTCTAGTACTTCGCCATGTGGCTCTTCTGTGTCAGCTGCAGAATCACAGGAGCCACCACCTGAAAATAATGGTTGTGTAAGTCCTCAAACTATTCAGACTTATGATGATATTAGATTGGTGGAGAGCAACAGCCCTCCTTTCAATACACAGGAAGAGCAGCAGCTACAAAATCCTCATAGCTTGCCAAGTTTCTCAGTGAGTCAATCATCACTTAAACTAATTTTAGGAGGATGAACTTTTTCTTGGTGTACTGCCTTAGATAAGTAACCCATGATTTTTTTAACATAGCCTTAAAGGTGAGAAGCAAGTGCTTCAGGACAAATACATTAGAAAATGGATAGTTATCTTCTGGTTGATTTACTGTTGTATAACTACATCTTTCTTCCTAAAAATCAAATGGAATATCTGAAGTTAGCAATCTCTTTCAATGTGAAACAGGCATATGACAACCAAAGTAGTTATGATGTCCCATTTTTCAAAACAGTAATGCAAGATAATGTACATGCTCAAGGTTCAACTTCATCATCAGAGGTACTTGTTGACCTGATTTTGTGACTGCCCTTTGCTGTATTTTGTTTTCCAAATACATATGCtggccattttattttatttaggaGAGACATCATTATATTTCTTGTACAAGTACTTTCAATATagcaaaaaaaaggaaagcatattattcttttttattcaCCATTTATGGTCACAATATCTGTATGCACTTCATTATTTTTATGGAATAAGCCTCATTACTTCATTTGTCCTTCCAGTAGTAATTTATTTTCATAGATTCTGTCCTATTAGCATTTTCAGACTTCGATCATGCTTTGCATTTTCTCCAGCAGGTCTTGAGTTTTCATGCCGCCTGTAGCAGTTTTTCTAGTTTGGCCATGGCACAGCAGCAACAACTTGTTCAGCAGCAGCAGCCGATTGTGCAGCTGTACCCACAAATTCATATGCCCCATTTTCCAAACTTTGTGCCTTATCGTCACATTATTTCTCCAGTTTATGTTCCACAAATGGCCATGCCAAACTATGCCAGCAACCCTGGGTATCCTCATCCCTCCACTGTGAATAGTTATGTTCTGATGCCTGGAGGAAGCCCACACATACTGGCAAGCAAGTGTGCAACCACACAGTATAAACCAATTGCTGCTGGCAACCCAACCGGGTGTGGAACCTACACCAATCCTGCTAGTTTTGCCATCAGTTTCCCTGGTGCTGTCAGTAACACAACAAGCCAAGAAGACTTGAACAGTGTCAAATACAAAGACAACAATGTCTTTGTTCCAAACCCACAGGTATAGTTTGAACTGCAGTTTGGTTATCTCTATTTACAATCTCAATTAAATTTGTATTATGTGCTTAAGAGCACTTATCTAGCATGAAGTGAAACCACCTAGTTTTGTTTAAAAGTCTATGCTTTACCATTATGCTTGTACATACTTTTGCTAGCGATCATTTCTTGACTGACTTTGGTTGATGCTAGTTTCCTTCGTGTAAATGCTTTCTGCTATTATGGAACTGGCATTTGAGGATTTATTCCATTTTGTTGGTTACTAAGAATTTCTTTTAGTTTTTGGTTCTTCTCTGAACATAGGATCCTCAACGTGTTCTCTTTCTTGTTGAaactggtttaagtcaattgcagCCGGAGACTTTGTTCTTGCAATTGTAATAGTTTTATACATACATTTACTTGATTCGAGATACACTATAACAGTGTCTGGTGTCTTTCTGCAGTTGGACACATCTGATAACTGGATTCTGACGTCACGAGAGCTTCCAAACTTACAGTCAGCACCATATTATAGCCTATCAGGGCAAGCACCACAATCAGCATTCTTGCCTGCCCATGCTGATCATGCTGCTTTTAATGCCACACGAAATACTTCTCATGTGCAGTACCCAGGCTTGTACCCTCAACCTCAGCCAACCTCCATGGTGAATTCACATCACTTGCTGCAGCAGCAGGTCCCACCAGCCATAGGTGGGAGTCTTGGACTCGGCATCGCATCTCCTGGGCCACAGGTTGGTAACCGTCAGCAGACCCAGCTTGGACACCTCAACTGGGCAGCCAAATTTTGAAGGAAGAAATCAGTTTGTTGTTAGGGCTGAAGTAGGTTTATATATGCATAAATGCATAAGTCTTGTTTGTAATGGAAAACAAGCTTTTCACATTTTAATAACTGGACAGTTTTTCTGAATCAGTAGAGCTTTActtcttgttttcttttcattCTTGTATGGTCTAACTGGCAGCCAGATCACAAGACCTAATCAATTTGTACAGGCCATGGTGAACAAGCTTTGGTAATTAGACGACGAGACTTACCCTATCATACTTTGTGAAGCAAAGATGGTAAAGAATGCTAAAGATAGCATTCTTTAACCTGGCATATTCTTTTATAATTGCTATCTATTCTTTCTGATCCACAGGAAAAAGTTTGCATGTGCATCAGAATCAATAGTTTTTGAGTGTGGGTTTCAGGTCAGTTCTCTCTAGGCAGCCATTATAATGTTGGACATTTTGATATTATCTTGCCACGGCATTCTTGACATTCTTGCATCATGTCCGTATATGCTTTGCTAAAGAGACTGGAAGCTTGTAAATTTTCATGATTCATAAGTGGTTGATTATACTTTGCAAGCGAAATTTTCATGATTTTATTGTAGATCATATCCCATTTTCTTCCACATGGTCCTTTTGAATGGATTCTATGGCATTCTCTATTATTGGGTGTCTTATTTCTGAACATTACACAAGAACACGTACGTTTTTTTATAAGTGCAAAGAATGAAAACTATATGGATAGGCTGCATCGGTGGATCTCAATGGAAGGAAGAAACAATTTTAGCTATTCAGGTAGTGTTTTTAGATTTTAGAGTAGTACTTTAAAACCATATTGAAGAAGAGAGGACTAAGTAATATGCAAGAGGTCTACAAAACACTATAATTTTAGAGTACAATTATATATAcagttgcaagttttctaaatgGATAAGGATGTTATTACAAAAGGATAAATCCTCAAATAAAGGCTAACAGAGTCAATAGATTGAGTTAATTATTggaaaatttaattattatctgCTAGTT comes from Musa acuminata AAA Group cultivar baxijiao chromosome BXJ3-3, Cavendish_Baxijiao_AAA, whole genome shotgun sequence and encodes:
- the LOC103979312 gene encoding uncharacterized protein LOC103979312 isoform X6, with translation MVLVSNIDGGSQVVSLRVRKTIQSIREVVGNHSNAAIYAVLKETNMEPNETVQKLLNQDPFHEVKRRDRKKEAQHTGYRGFADTRKQVEQNIPSGKLYRLWNQNSHRGGFTRNLVPDAGISHEFRIVRDNRVSQNVNKDALQEENKQLVPGNEQTMPDVPEKSSTRVPSDQKHSVSANSDECLISAYFDESSHVPDYVQDEKSSGTKSPSQQDKCEAIASVVQNETQTSGLPNSFIGMSSSSSDPVHVPSLDSASAGKVGAIQREVGVVGFRRQTSDHPENRSSVSNSFLSSSLSGKNICFSVESTGHQAYTSKSHSLNQISPSAADLYSMSLSIQSQGFYHNSRLHQQSLSQQKAVQPIMKWKPKTRPKPNIVNNGVPGITSASPSCAVSSCVSRPVGKTRSEKLSQDCSLDSQHVIIPQHLLVPQSECMQLIFGSFGTGFDTSKGFASVPHQSGSAEQLDDEPSDRDSLHDQSSTSPCGSSVSAAESQEPPPENNGCVSPQTIQTYDDIRLVESNSPPFNTQEEQQLQNPHSLPSFSAYDNQSSYDVPFFKTVMQDNVHAQGSTSSSEQVLSFHAACSSFSSLAMAQQQQLVQQQQPIVQLYPQIHMPHFPNFVPYRHIISPVYVPQMAMPNYASNPGYPHPSTVNSYVLMPGGSPHILASKCATTQYKPIAAGNPTGCGTYTNPASFAISFPGAVSNTTSQEDLNSVKYKDNNVFVPNPQLDTSDNWILTSRELPNLQSAPYYSLSGQAPQSAFLPAHADHAAFNATRNTSHVQYPGLYPQPQPTSMVNSHHLLQQQVPPAIGGSLGLGIASPGPQVGNRQQTQLGHLNWAAKF
- the LOC103979312 gene encoding uncharacterized protein LOC103979312 isoform X7, with the translated sequence MVLVSNIDGGSQVVSLRVRKTIQSIREVVGNHSNAAIYAVLKETNMEPNETVQKLLNQDPFHEVKRRDRKKEAQHTGYRGFADTRKQVEQNIPSGKLYRLWNQNSHRGGFTRNLVPDAGISHEFRIVRDNRVSQNVNKDALQEENKQLVPGNEQTMPDVPEKSSTRVPSDQKHSVSANSDECLISAYFDESSHVPDYVQDEKSSGTKSPSQQDKCEAIASVVQNETQTSGLPNSFIGMSSSSSDPVHVPSLDSASAGKVGAIQREVGVVGFRRQTSDHPENRSSVSNSFLSSSLSGKNICFSVESTGHQAYTSKSHSLNQISPSAADLYSMSLSIQSQGFYHNSRLHQQSLSQQKAVQPIMKWKPKTRPKPNIVNNGVPGITSASPSCAVSSCVSRPVGKTRSEKLSQDCSLDSQHVIIPQHLLVPQSECMQLIFGSFGTGFDTSKGFASVPHQSGSAEQLDDEPSDRDSLHDQSSTSPCGSSVSAAESQEPPPENNGCVSPQTIQTYDDIRLVESNSPPFNTQEEQQLQNPHSLPSFSAYDNQSSYDVPFFKTVMQDNVHAQGSTSSSEVLSFHAACSSFSSLAMAQQQQLVQQQQPIVQLYPQIHMPHFPNFVPYRHIISPVYVPQMAMPNYASNPGYPHPSTVNSYVLMPGGSPHILASKCATTQYKPIAAGNPTGCGTYTNPASFAISFPGAVSNTTSQEDLNSVKYKDNNVFVPNPQLDTSDNWILTSRELPNLQSAPYYSLSGQAPQSAFLPAHADHAAFNATRNTSHVQYPGLYPQPQPTSMVNSHHLLQQQVPPAIGGSLGLGIASPGPQVGNRQQTQLGHLNWAAKF
- the LOC103979312 gene encoding uncharacterized protein LOC103979312 isoform X4, producing the protein MVLVSNIDGGSQVVSLRVRKTIQSIREVVGNHSNAAIYAVLKETNMEPNETVQKLLNQDPFHEVKRRDRKKEAQHTGYRGFADTRKQVEQNIPSGKLYRLWNQNSHRGGFTRNLVPGISHEFRIVRDNRVSQNVNKDALQEENKQLVPGNEQTMPDVPEKSSTRVPSDQKHSVSANSDECLISAYFDESSHVPDYVQDEKSSGTKSPSQQDKCEAIASVVQNETQTSGLPNSFIGMSSSSSDPVHVPSLDSASAGKVGAIQREVGVVGFRRQTSDHPENRSSVSNSFLSSSLSGKNICFSVESTGHQAYTSKSHSLNQISPSAADLYSMSLSIQSQGFYHNSRLHQQSLSQQKAVQPIMKWKPKTRPKPNIVNNGVPGITSASPSCAVSSCVSRPVGKTRSEKLSQDCSLDSQHVIIPQHLLVPQSECMQLIFGSFGTGFDTSKGFASVPHQSGSAEQLDDEPSDSMFAPVPVENVISAVCRDSLHDQSSTSPCGSSVSAAESQEPPPENNGCVSPQTIQTYDDIRLVESNSPPFNTQEEQQLQNPHSLPSFSAYDNQSSYDVPFFKTVMQDNVHAQGSTSSSEQVLSFHAACSSFSSLAMAQQQQLVQQQQPIVQLYPQIHMPHFPNFVPYRHIISPVYVPQMAMPNYASNPGYPHPSTVNSYVLMPGGSPHILASKCATTQYKPIAAGNPTGCGTYTNPASFAISFPGAVSNTTSQEDLNSVKYKDNNVFVPNPQLDTSDNWILTSRELPNLQSAPYYSLSGQAPQSAFLPAHADHAAFNATRNTSHVQYPGLYPQPQPTSMVNSHHLLQQQVPPAIGGSLGLGIASPGPQVGNRQQTQLGHLNWAAKF
- the LOC103979312 gene encoding uncharacterized protein LOC103979312 isoform X3, giving the protein MVLVSNIDGGSQVVSLRVRKTIQSIREVVGNHSNAAIYAVLKETNMEPNETVQKLLNQDPFHEVKRRDRKKEHTGYRGFADTRKQVEQNIPSGKLYRLWNQNSHRGGFTRNLVPDAGISHEFRIVRDNRVSQNVNKDALQEENKQLVPGNEQTMPDVPEKSSTRVPSDQKHSVSANSDECLISAYFDESSHVPDYVQDEKSSGTKSPSQQDKCEAIASVVQNETQTSGLPNSFIGMSSSSSDPVHVPSLDSASAGKVGAIQREVGVVGFRRQTSDHPENRSSVSNSFLSSSLSGKNICFSVESTGHQAYTSKSHSLNQISPSAADLYSMSLSIQSQGFYHNSRLHQQSLSQQKAVQPIMKWKPKTRPKPNIVNNGVPGITSASPSCAVSSCVSRPVGKTRSEKLSQDCSLDSQHVIIPQHLLVPQSECMQLIFGSFGTGFDTSKGFASVPHQSGSAEQLDDEPSDSMFAPVPVENVISAVCRDSLHDQSSTSPCGSSVSAAESQEPPPENNGCVSPQTIQTYDDIRLVESNSPPFNTQEEQQLQNPHSLPSFSAYDNQSSYDVPFFKTVMQDNVHAQGSTSSSEQVLSFHAACSSFSSLAMAQQQQLVQQQQPIVQLYPQIHMPHFPNFVPYRHIISPVYVPQMAMPNYASNPGYPHPSTVNSYVLMPGGSPHILASKCATTQYKPIAAGNPTGCGTYTNPASFAISFPGAVSNTTSQEDLNSVKYKDNNVFVPNPQLDTSDNWILTSRELPNLQSAPYYSLSGQAPQSAFLPAHADHAAFNATRNTSHVQYPGLYPQPQPTSMVNSHHLLQQQVPPAIGGSLGLGIASPGPQVGNRQQTQLGHLNWAAKF
- the LOC103979312 gene encoding uncharacterized protein LOC103979312 isoform X2; amino-acid sequence: MVLVSNIDGGSQVVSLRVRKTIQSIREVVGNHSNAAIYAVLKETNMEPNETVQKLLNQDPFHEVKRRDRKKEAQHTGYRGFADTRKQVEQNIPSGKLYRLWNQNSHRGGFTRNLVPDAGISHEFRIVRDNRVSQNVNKDALQEENKQLVPGNEQTMPDVPEKSSTRVPSDQKHSVSANSDECLISAYFDESSHVPDYVQDEKSSGTKSPSQQDKCEAIASVVQNETQTSGLPNSFIGMSSSSSDPVHVPSLDSASAGKVGAIQREVGVVGFRRQTSDHPENRSSVSNSFLSSSLSGKNICFSVESTGHQAYTSKSHSLNQISPSAADLYSMSLSIQSQGFYHNSRLHQQSLSQQKAVQPIMKWKPKTRPKPNIVNNGVPGITSASPSCAVSSCVSRPVGKTRSEKLSQDCSLDSQHVIIPQHLLVPQSECMQLIFGSFGTGFDTSKGFASVPHQSGSAEQLDDEPSDSMFAPVPVENVISAVCRDSLHDQSSTSPCGSSVSAAESQEPPPENNGCVSPQTIQTYDDIRLVESNSPPFNTQEEQQLQNPHSLPSFSAYDNQSSYDVPFFKTVMQDNVHAQGSTSSSEVLSFHAACSSFSSLAMAQQQQLVQQQQPIVQLYPQIHMPHFPNFVPYRHIISPVYVPQMAMPNYASNPGYPHPSTVNSYVLMPGGSPHILASKCATTQYKPIAAGNPTGCGTYTNPASFAISFPGAVSNTTSQEDLNSVKYKDNNVFVPNPQLDTSDNWILTSRELPNLQSAPYYSLSGQAPQSAFLPAHADHAAFNATRNTSHVQYPGLYPQPQPTSMVNSHHLLQQQVPPAIGGSLGLGIASPGPQVGNRQQTQLGHLNWAAKF
- the LOC103979312 gene encoding uncharacterized protein LOC103979312 isoform X14, coding for MVLVSNIDGGSQVVSLRVRKTIQSIREVVGNHSNAAIYAVLKETNMEPNETVQKLLNQDPFHEVKRRDRKKEHTGYRGFADTRKQVEQNIPSGKLYRLWNQNSHRGGFTRNLVPDAGISHEFRIVRDNRVSQNVNKDALQEENKQLVPGNEQTMPDVPEKSSTRVPSDQKHSVSANSDECLISAYFDESSHVPDYVQDEKSSGTKSPSQQDKCEAIASVVQNETQTSGLPNSFIGMSSSSSDPVHVPSLDSASAGKVGAIQREVGVVGFRRQTSDHPENRSSVSNSFLSSSLSGKNICFSVESTGHQAYTSKSHSLNQISPSAADLYSMSLSIQSQGFYHNSRLHQQSLSQQKAVQPIMKWKPKTRPKPNIVNNGVPGITSASPSCAVSSCVSRPVGKTRSEKLSQDCSLDSQHVIIPQHLLVPQSECMQLIFGSFGTGFDTSKGFASVPHQSGSAEQLDDEPSDSMFAPVPVENVISAVCRDSLHDQSSTSPCGSSVSAAESQEPPPENNGCVSPQTIQTYDDIRLVESNSPPFNTQEEQQLQNPHSLPSFSAYDNQSSYDVPFFKTVMQDNVHAQGSTSSSEVLSFHAACSSFSSLAMAQQQQLVQQQQPIVQLYPQIHMPHFPNFVPYRHIISPVYVPQMAMPNYASNPGYPHPSTVNSYVLMPGGSPHILASKCATTQYKPIAAGNPTGCGTYTNPASFAISFPGAVSNTTSQEDLNSVKYKDNNVFVPNPQLDTSDNWILTSRELPNLQSAPYYSLSGQAPQSAFLPAHADHAAFNATRNTSHVQYPGLYPQPQPTSMVNSHHLLQQQVPPAIGGSLGLGIASPGPQVGNRQQTQLGHLNWAAKF
- the LOC103979312 gene encoding uncharacterized protein LOC103979312 isoform X5 translates to MVLVSNIDGGSQVVSLRVRKTIQSIREVVGNHSNAAIYAVLKETNMEPNETVQKLLNQDPFHEVKRRDRKKEHTGYRGFADTRKQVEQNIPSGKLYRLWNQNSHRGGFTRNLVPGISHEFRIVRDNRVSQNVNKDALQEENKQLVPGNEQTMPDVPEKSSTRVPSDQKHSVSANSDECLISAYFDESSHVPDYVQDEKSSGTKSPSQQDKCEAIASVVQNETQTSGLPNSFIGMSSSSSDPVHVPSLDSASAGKVGAIQREVGVVGFRRQTSDHPENRSSVSNSFLSSSLSGKNICFSVESTGHQAYTSKSHSLNQISPSAADLYSMSLSIQSQGFYHNSRLHQQSLSQQKAVQPIMKWKPKTRPKPNIVNNGVPGITSASPSCAVSSCVSRPVGKTRSEKLSQDCSLDSQHVIIPQHLLVPQSECMQLIFGSFGTGFDTSKGFASVPHQSGSAEQLDDEPSDSMFAPVPVENVISAVCRDSLHDQSSTSPCGSSVSAAESQEPPPENNGCVSPQTIQTYDDIRLVESNSPPFNTQEEQQLQNPHSLPSFSAYDNQSSYDVPFFKTVMQDNVHAQGSTSSSEQVLSFHAACSSFSSLAMAQQQQLVQQQQPIVQLYPQIHMPHFPNFVPYRHIISPVYVPQMAMPNYASNPGYPHPSTVNSYVLMPGGSPHILASKCATTQYKPIAAGNPTGCGTYTNPASFAISFPGAVSNTTSQEDLNSVKYKDNNVFVPNPQLDTSDNWILTSRELPNLQSAPYYSLSGQAPQSAFLPAHADHAAFNATRNTSHVQYPGLYPQPQPTSMVNSHHLLQQQVPPAIGGSLGLGIASPGPQVGNRQQTQLGHLNWAAKF
- the LOC103979312 gene encoding uncharacterized protein LOC103979312 isoform X12 yields the protein MPDVPEKSSTRVPSDQKHSVSANSDECLISAYFDESSHVPDYVQDEKSSGTKSPSQQDKCEAIASVVQNETQTSGLPNSFIGMSSSSSDPVHVPSLDSASAGKVGAIQREVGVVGFRRQTSDHPENRSSVSNSFLSSSLSGKNICFSVESTGHQAYTSKSHSLNQISPSAADLYSMSLSIQSQGFYHNSRLHQQSLSQQKAVQPIMKWKPKTRPKPNIVNNGVPGITSASPSCAVSSCVSRPVGKTRSEKLSQDCSLDSQHVIIPQHLLVPQSECMQLIFGSFGTGFDTSKGFASVPHQSGSAEQLDDEPSDSMFAPVPVENVISAVCRDSLHDQSSTSPCGSSVSAAESQEPPPENNGCVSPQTIQTYDDIRLVESNSPPFNTQEEQQLQNPHSLPSFSAYDNQSSYDVPFFKTVMQDNVHAQGSTSSSEQVLSFHAACSSFSSLAMAQQQQLVQQQQPIVQLYPQIHMPHFPNFVPYRHIISPVYVPQMAMPNYASNPGYPHPSTVNSYVLMPGGSPHILASKCATTQYKPIAAGNPTGCGTYTNPASFAISFPGAVSNTTSQEDLNSVKYKDNNVFVPNPQLDTSDNWILTSRELPNLQSAPYYSLSGQAPQSAFLPAHADHAAFNATRNTSHVQYPGLYPQPQPTSMVNSHHLLQQQVPPAIGGSLGLGIASPGPQVGNRQQTQLGHLNWAAKF
- the LOC103979312 gene encoding uncharacterized protein LOC103979312 isoform X13; its protein translation is MVLVSNIDGGSQVVSLRVRKTIQSIREVVGNHSNAAIYAVLKETNMEPNETVQKLLNQDPFHEVKRRDRKKEHTGYRGFADTRKQVEQNIPSGKLYRLWNQNSHRGGFTRNLVPGISHEFRIVRDNRVSQNVNKDALQEENKQLVPGNEQTMPDVPEKSSTRVPSDQKHSVSANSDECLISAYFDESSHVPDYVQDEKSSGTKSPSQQDKCEAIASVVQNETQTSGLPNSFIGMSSSSSDPVHVPSLDSASAGKVGAIQREVGVVGFRRQTSDHPENRSSVSNSFLSSSLSGKNICFSVESTGHQAYTSKSHSLNQISPSAADLYSMSLSIQSQGFYHNSRLHQQSLSQQKAVQPIMKWKPKTRPKPNIVNNGVPGITSASPSCAVSSCVSRPVGKTRSEKLSQDCSLDSQHVIIPQHLLVPQSECMQLIFGSFGTGFDTSKGFASVPHQSGSAEQLDDEPSDSMFAPVPVENVISAVCRDSLHDQSSTSPCGSSVSAAESQEPPPENNGCVSPQTIQTYDDIRLVESNSPPFNTQEEQQLQNPHSLPSFSAYDNQSSYDVPFFKTVMQDNVHAQGSTSSSEVLSFHAACSSFSSLAMAQQQQLVQQQQPIVQLYPQIHMPHFPNFVPYRHIISPVYVPQMAMPNYASNPGYPHPSTVNSYVLMPGGSPHILASKCATTQYKPIAAGNPTGCGTYTNPASFAISFPGAVSNTTSQEDLNSVKYKDNNVFVPNPQLDTSDNWILTSRELPNLQSAPYYSLSGQAPQSAFLPAHADHAAFNATRNTSHVQYPGLYPQPQPTSMVNSHHLLQQQVPPAIGGSLGLGIASPGPQVGNRQQTQLGHLNWAAKF
- the LOC103979312 gene encoding uncharacterized protein LOC103979312 isoform X1, yielding MVLVSNIDGGSQVVSLRVRKTIQSIREVVGNHSNAAIYAVLKETNMEPNETVQKLLNQDPFHEVKRRDRKKEAQHTGYRGFADTRKQVEQNIPSGKLYRLWNQNSHRGGFTRNLVPDAGISHEFRIVRDNRVSQNVNKDALQEENKQLVPGNEQTMPDVPEKSSTRVPSDQKHSVSANSDECLISAYFDESSHVPDYVQDEKSSGTKSPSQQDKCEAIASVVQNETQTSGLPNSFIGMSSSSSDPVHVPSLDSASAGKVGAIQREVGVVGFRRQTSDHPENRSSVSNSFLSSSLSGKNICFSVESTGHQAYTSKSHSLNQISPSAADLYSMSLSIQSQGFYHNSRLHQQSLSQQKAVQPIMKWKPKTRPKPNIVNNGVPGITSASPSCAVSSCVSRPVGKTRSEKLSQDCSLDSQHVIIPQHLLVPQSECMQLIFGSFGTGFDTSKGFASVPHQSGSAEQLDDEPSDSMFAPVPVENVISAVCRDSLHDQSSTSPCGSSVSAAESQEPPPENNGCVSPQTIQTYDDIRLVESNSPPFNTQEEQQLQNPHSLPSFSAYDNQSSYDVPFFKTVMQDNVHAQGSTSSSEQVLSFHAACSSFSSLAMAQQQQLVQQQQPIVQLYPQIHMPHFPNFVPYRHIISPVYVPQMAMPNYASNPGYPHPSTVNSYVLMPGGSPHILASKCATTQYKPIAAGNPTGCGTYTNPASFAISFPGAVSNTTSQEDLNSVKYKDNNVFVPNPQLDTSDNWILTSRELPNLQSAPYYSLSGQAPQSAFLPAHADHAAFNATRNTSHVQYPGLYPQPQPTSMVNSHHLLQQQVPPAIGGSLGLGIASPGPQVGNRQQTQLGHLNWAAKF
- the LOC103979312 gene encoding uncharacterized protein LOC103979312 isoform X9, encoding MVLVSNIDGGSQVVSLRVRKTIQSIREVVGNHSNAAIYAVLKETNMEPNETVQKLLNQDPFHEVKRRDRKKEAQHTGYRGFADTRKQVEQNIPSGKLYRLWNQNSHRGGFTRNLVPDAGISHEFRIVRDNRVSQNVNKDALQEENKQLVPGNEQTMPDVPEKSSTRVPSDQKHSVSANSDECLISAYFDESSHVPDYVQDEKSSGTKSPSQQDKCEAIASVVQNETQTSGLPNSFIGMSSSSSDPVHVPSLDSASAGKVGAIQREVGVVGFRRQTSDHPENRSSVSNSFLSSSLSGKNICFSVESTGHQAYTSKSHSLNQISPSAADLYSMSLSIQSQGFYHNSRLHQQSLSQQKAVQPIMKWKPKTRPKPNIVNNGVPGITSASPSCAVSSCVSRPVGKTRSEKLSQDCSLDSQHVIIPQHLLVPQSECMQLIFGSFGTGFDTSKGFASVPHQSGSAEQLDDEPSDSMFAPVPVENVISAVCRDSLHDQSSTSPCGSSVSAAESQEPPPENNGCVSPQTIQTYDDIRLVESNSPPFNTQEEQQLQNPHSLPSFSQVLSFHAACSSFSSLAMAQQQQLVQQQQPIVQLYPQIHMPHFPNFVPYRHIISPVYVPQMAMPNYASNPGYPHPSTVNSYVLMPGGSPHILASKCATTQYKPIAAGNPTGCGTYTNPASFAISFPGAVSNTTSQEDLNSVKYKDNNVFVPNPQLDTSDNWILTSRELPNLQSAPYYSLSGQAPQSAFLPAHADHAAFNATRNTSHVQYPGLYPQPQPTSMVNSHHLLQQQVPPAIGGSLGLGIASPGPQVGNRQQTQLGHLNWAAKF
- the LOC103979312 gene encoding uncharacterized protein LOC103979312 isoform X10, coding for MVLVSNIDGGSQVVSLRVRKTIQSIREVVGNHSNAAIYAVLKETNMEPNETVQKLLNQDPFHEVKRRDRKKEAQHTGYRGFADTRKQVEQNIPSGKLYRLWNQNSHRGGFTRNLVPDAGISHEFRIVRDNRVSQNVNKDALQEENKQLVPGNEQTMPDVPEKSSTRVPSDQKHSVSANSDECLISAYFDESSHVPDYVQDEKSSGTKSPSQQDKCEAIASVVQNETQTSGLPNSFIGMSSSSSDPVHVPSLDSASAGKVGAIQREVGVVGFRRQTSDHPENRSSVSNSFLSSSLSGKNICFSVESTGHQAYTSKSHSLNQISPSAADLYSMSLSIQSQGFYHNSRLHQQSLSQQKAVQPIMKWKPKTRPKPNIVNNGVPGITSASPSCAVSSCVSRPVGKTRSEKLSQDCSLDSQHVIIPQHLLVPQSECMQLIFGSFGTGFDTSKGFASVPHQSGSAEQLDDEPSDSMFAPVPVENVISAVCRDSLHDQSSTSPCGSSVSAAESQEPPPENNGCVSPQTIQTYDDIRLVESNSPPFNTQEEQQLQNPHSLPSFSVLSFHAACSSFSSLAMAQQQQLVQQQQPIVQLYPQIHMPHFPNFVPYRHIISPVYVPQMAMPNYASNPGYPHPSTVNSYVLMPGGSPHILASKCATTQYKPIAAGNPTGCGTYTNPASFAISFPGAVSNTTSQEDLNSVKYKDNNVFVPNPQLDTSDNWILTSRELPNLQSAPYYSLSGQAPQSAFLPAHADHAAFNATRNTSHVQYPGLYPQPQPTSMVNSHHLLQQQVPPAIGGSLGLGIASPGPQVGNRQQTQLGHLNWAAKF